Proteins encoded in a region of the Rhodopirellula halodulae genome:
- the rpiB gene encoding ribose 5-phosphate isomerase B: MTIKVGLASDHRGVHIKARLVQTLQREGFEVCDEGTDSTDPVDYPDFAIRVAKQIQDGKLDRGILICGTGIGMAIVANKFHGVRAASCYDEVIVEMSRRHNDVNVLCLPGDLIGERPIDELVLMWLRTEFECGRHAQRIDKITALDGSETSNSNLDG; this comes from the coding sequence ATGACGATCAAAGTAGGCTTAGCTAGCGACCATCGCGGCGTGCATATCAAAGCACGGTTGGTGCAAACGCTCCAACGAGAAGGCTTTGAAGTGTGTGACGAAGGAACGGATTCCACCGACCCGGTGGACTACCCGGACTTCGCGATCCGAGTTGCCAAGCAGATTCAAGACGGCAAGCTGGACCGCGGGATTTTGATTTGCGGTACCGGAATCGGGATGGCCATTGTCGCCAACAAATTCCACGGTGTTCGGGCGGCGTCCTGTTACGACGAAGTCATCGTCGAAATGTCGCGGCGTCACAACGATGTCAACGTGCTGTGCTTGCCCGGTGATTTGATCGGCGAACGTCCCATCGATGAGTTGGTGTTGATGTGGCTGCGGACGGAGTTTGAATGCGGCCGTCACGCGCAACGCATCGACAAGATCACCGCTTTGGACGGTAGCGAAACCTCCAACTCCAACCTCGACGGCTGA
- a CDS encoding arsenate reductase/protein-tyrosine-phosphatase family protein, with amino-acid sequence MIYDLQTTDDPRDIVHRSVQALVEGQVIGVPSETVYGLVASSLCPAAVRRLAKWTAACRDWKVDGDADDEATIVAPAQESGAIALSVRSGDAVGDFLMPMTPLARRLSERCFPGPLTLIAQCDDAVSATSCLPEIVANVLRVGAGCESASGGGAVAFRVSEHRLLSHIHRYLSAPLVWAEIGRPDQSPPNTAEKLQSALAEGTGETLPLLLDDGISRYGDEGTVVRVTGNQWHVERTGVIQQAAMNQFVKPVIALVCTGNTCRSPMAETLLREALRRKFGREDVARVVSAGVAAGHGSGASPQAVQVMGKRGLDLTGHASQPLEESLMSMADLVLTMTRRHREAIVAAWPDRAERVFTLRRDGGDISDPVGMPVDVYEQCADQIVGELEGWLGQLPADFFPSDGPDEGPDDEPMPHNVGSE; translated from the coding sequence ATGATTTACGACCTGCAAACCACTGACGACCCGCGTGACATCGTGCATCGCAGCGTGCAAGCGCTGGTCGAGGGCCAAGTCATCGGTGTGCCCAGCGAGACAGTCTATGGTTTGGTGGCCAGTTCTCTCTGTCCGGCGGCCGTGCGCCGATTGGCCAAGTGGACCGCCGCATGCCGCGATTGGAAAGTCGACGGCGACGCAGATGACGAGGCGACGATCGTTGCACCAGCTCAAGAATCCGGGGCGATTGCTTTGTCCGTCCGCAGTGGTGACGCGGTGGGAGATTTCTTGATGCCGATGACCCCGCTGGCTCGACGGTTGTCGGAACGCTGCTTTCCCGGTCCGCTGACGTTGATCGCTCAATGCGATGATGCCGTTTCCGCGACGAGTTGTTTGCCTGAAATCGTCGCGAATGTGCTTCGAGTCGGTGCCGGTTGCGAATCCGCATCGGGCGGTGGTGCGGTCGCCTTTCGGGTGTCCGAACATCGGTTGCTGAGCCACATCCATCGCTATTTATCCGCACCGTTGGTTTGGGCCGAAATCGGGCGTCCGGACCAATCGCCCCCCAATACGGCGGAAAAACTTCAGTCTGCTTTGGCGGAAGGAACGGGGGAAACGCTGCCACTGCTGCTCGACGACGGCATCAGTCGTTATGGTGATGAGGGAACGGTGGTCCGCGTGACGGGCAATCAGTGGCACGTCGAGCGAACGGGAGTCATCCAACAAGCTGCTATGAATCAATTCGTCAAACCAGTCATCGCACTCGTCTGCACCGGCAACACCTGTCGCAGCCCCATGGCCGAAACCCTGCTCCGCGAAGCGTTGCGTCGCAAGTTTGGTCGCGAAGACGTGGCCCGAGTGGTTTCGGCGGGCGTTGCCGCGGGACATGGCAGCGGTGCCAGTCCTCAGGCGGTCCAAGTGATGGGCAAACGCGGGTTGGATTTGACGGGACACGCCAGCCAGCCCTTGGAAGAATCCTTGATGTCGATGGCGGATTTGGTTTTGACCATGACCCGCCGCCACCGCGAAGCAATCGTCGCGGCGTGGCCGGATCGTGCCGAACGCGTGTTCACCCTGCGACGTGACGGGGGCGATATCAGCGATCCCGTGGGCATGCCCGTCGATGTTTACGAACAATGTGCGGATCAAATCGTGGGTGAACTGGAAGGTTGGCTGGGCCAACTTCCCGCCGATTTTTTTCCGTCTGATGGTCCCGACGAAGGCCCGGATGACGAACCAATGCCACATAATGTTGGTTCGGAGTAA
- a CDS encoding NHL repeat-containing protein — protein sequence MPLDRRDAIRRMLLGAAGALAMSPLSGCVASAMGGTPDLVWGRRGLSDGRFLKPRAMAIDPEDQLYIVDTTGRIQVFDADGQHLRTWKTPETANGRPTGMIFDGQRKRLLVADTHYYRMLAFTAEGEIVPEEQIGGTSGDGPGEFAFVTDIAIDASGCRYIGEYGASDRIQRFAPDGQFMTQWGGTGREIQRFVRPQSLMVDGDTLWIADACNHRVQRYDISQTEPKWIGSWGHEGKQLGEFYYPYGIDIDEDGTVLVCEYGNQRVQRLTPDGDPIASWGAPGHGPGQLYQPWGLVIDSKRRVHVLDSNNHRVQRFYLPG from the coding sequence ATGCCGCTGGATCGTCGTGATGCGATCCGGCGAATGTTGCTGGGTGCTGCCGGGGCGTTGGCAATGTCCCCGCTTTCAGGGTGCGTCGCGTCCGCGATGGGCGGAACCCCGGACCTCGTTTGGGGCCGACGTGGGCTGTCCGATGGTCGATTTCTGAAACCGCGTGCGATGGCGATCGATCCGGAGGACCAACTCTACATCGTCGACACGACCGGCCGGATCCAAGTTTTTGATGCTGATGGACAACATTTACGAACCTGGAAGACGCCCGAAACCGCAAACGGGCGGCCTACTGGGATGATCTTTGACGGCCAGCGCAAACGCTTGCTGGTGGCCGACACTCATTACTACCGAATGCTGGCGTTCACCGCAGAAGGCGAGATCGTTCCCGAAGAACAAATTGGCGGAACCTCGGGCGATGGCCCCGGCGAATTTGCCTTTGTCACCGACATCGCGATCGATGCGAGTGGTTGCCGCTACATCGGAGAGTATGGAGCTTCCGACCGGATTCAGCGTTTCGCCCCCGATGGCCAATTCATGACGCAGTGGGGCGGAACGGGCCGCGAAATCCAACGCTTTGTTCGTCCACAAAGCTTGATGGTCGACGGTGATACGCTCTGGATCGCGGACGCCTGCAATCATCGTGTGCAACGATACGACATCTCCCAAACCGAACCGAAATGGATCGGATCCTGGGGCCATGAAGGCAAACAGCTTGGCGAATTCTACTATCCCTACGGCATTGACATCGACGAGGACGGCACCGTGCTGGTTTGCGAATACGGCAACCAACGCGTTCAACGCCTGACCCCCGATGGCGATCCGATCGCGTCATGGGGCGCGCCCGGCCACGGACCGGGTCAGCTCTACCAACCATGGGGTTTGGTCATCGACTCCAAACGCCGCGTGCACGTGCTGGACAGCAACAACCATCGTGTTCAGCGGTTTTATCTACCCGGGTGA
- a CDS encoding SGNH/GDSL hydrolase family protein has translation MPSLNLSRTEMGADRFLLARVFRQTLAVGLMLCAVCSAMAQDRAGNDIAGGDIAEKESANTELSVTQPTSSDVLAPYVEAATKRWEKEIRKYETLDEQTDDPADGILLIGSSSIRRWDSAAEDLSPFRVIPRGYGGAKYSDLAVFAQRLITPHDYRGVVIFVGNDISGRETDFTPEQVEPLVRHVVRISREHRPDAPVLLVEVTPTRSRYDAWPKIRQLNAMLREVCFTEPNVHFVATAETFLTHENQPREDLFVEDQLHLNEAGYDLWGGLIRQRLTDVFREQAHD, from the coding sequence ATGCCCTCCTTGAATCTCTCTCGCACCGAAATGGGTGCCGACCGTTTCCTGCTCGCACGCGTTTTCCGTCAAACGTTGGCAGTCGGTTTGATGTTATGTGCGGTCTGTTCCGCGATGGCTCAGGACCGGGCTGGCAATGACATTGCTGGCGGTGACATCGCTGAGAAGGAATCCGCGAATACAGAGCTGTCAGTCACACAGCCAACCTCCAGTGATGTCTTGGCACCCTACGTGGAAGCCGCCACCAAACGCTGGGAAAAGGAGATTCGCAAATATGAAACGCTCGATGAGCAGACCGATGATCCCGCCGATGGCATCCTACTGATCGGCAGCAGCAGCATTCGGCGTTGGGACTCGGCGGCGGAGGACCTTTCGCCATTTCGTGTGATTCCACGCGGCTACGGTGGTGCAAAGTATTCCGACTTGGCGGTTTTCGCCCAGCGATTGATCACCCCCCACGACTATCGCGGCGTGGTGATTTTCGTTGGCAATGACATCTCAGGCCGCGAAACGGATTTCACGCCGGAGCAAGTCGAACCCTTGGTTCGCCACGTCGTCCGCATCTCGCGAGAACATCGTCCGGACGCACCGGTGTTGCTCGTGGAGGTGACTCCCACGCGGTCTCGCTATGACGCTTGGCCGAAGATTCGCCAGCTCAACGCGATGTTGCGTGAGGTTTGCTTCACCGAACCCAATGTCCACTTTGTGGCCACCGCCGAAACGTTTTTGACGCACGAAAATCAGCCTCGTGAAGACTTGTTTGTCGAGGATCAATTGCATTTGAACGAAGCCGGGTATGACCTTTGGGGCGGATTGATCCGCCAGCGATTGACTGACGTTTTTCGTGAGCAAGCCCACGACTGA
- a CDS encoding ClpP family protease gives MASDHLRASAASYQSYQRQRQMTLGDLLLENRIVFMQGEIHYANANEIVMKLLYLQSENRRKDIHLYINSPGGSVTATLAIYDTMQMLSCPVATYCVGEACSGAAVLLIGGAKGKRFCLPNSRVMMHQPLGGVSGQVSDIEIQAAEMFRYRDKLNEIIASHCDKSVEQIAKDTDRDFFLDAQQAKEYGLVDDILLGTPAGENEED, from the coding sequence ATGGCTTCGGATCATCTTCGCGCCAGCGCGGCTTCTTATCAAAGCTATCAACGCCAACGTCAGATGACGCTGGGCGATTTGCTGCTTGAAAACCGAATCGTGTTCATGCAAGGCGAGATTCACTACGCCAATGCAAACGAAATCGTGATGAAGCTGTTGTATCTTCAGAGCGAAAACCGTCGCAAAGACATCCACCTTTACATCAATTCGCCCGGCGGCAGCGTCACCGCCACCTTGGCGATCTATGACACCATGCAAATGCTGTCTTGCCCAGTCGCGACCTACTGCGTTGGGGAAGCTTGCAGCGGAGCCGCCGTGTTGTTGATCGGTGGTGCCAAAGGCAAACGCTTCTGCCTGCCCAACAGCCGCGTGATGATGCACCAACCTTTGGGCGGTGTATCTGGACAAGTCAGCGACATCGAAATCCAAGCCGCGGAAATGTTCCGTTACCGCGACAAGCTGAACGAGATCATCGCTAGCCACTGCGATAAATCAGTGGAACAAATCGCGAAAGACACCGATCGCGACTTCTTCTTGGACGCACAACAAGCCAAAGAGTACGGGCTCGTTGACGACATCTTGCTGGGAACTCCCGCAGGCGAAAACGAAGAGGACTGA
- the clpP gene encoding ATP-dependent Clp endopeptidase proteolytic subunit ClpP: MPVIPYVVESNGREERTYDIYSRLLKDRIIFLGQQVDDQISNALVAQMLFLQADDPKKDIHMYINSPGGSITAGMAIYDTMQFVSCDVATYCIGQAASMGAVLLTAGAKGKRFALPNARIMIHQPLAGMQGTAREVEIHVAELRRIKQRMNEIMIEHTGHSLEKIEEDTDRDRFMSADEAREYGLIDKVVKSIDD; this comes from the coding sequence ATGCCCGTTATCCCTTACGTGGTCGAAAGCAACGGCCGCGAAGAACGCACCTACGACATCTACAGCCGGTTGCTCAAGGACCGCATCATTTTCTTGGGCCAGCAGGTCGACGACCAAATCAGCAACGCGTTGGTCGCTCAGATGTTGTTTTTGCAAGCGGATGATCCCAAGAAGGACATCCACATGTACATCAACTCACCCGGCGGAAGCATCACCGCAGGCATGGCAATCTACGACACGATGCAGTTCGTTTCGTGCGATGTGGCCACCTACTGCATCGGACAAGCCGCCTCGATGGGCGCCGTGCTGTTGACCGCCGGTGCCAAAGGCAAACGCTTTGCACTGCCCAACGCCCGGATCATGATTCACCAACCGCTGGCCGGCATGCAGGGAACCGCTCGCGAAGTGGAAATTCATGTGGCGGAACTGCGTCGTATCAAGCAACGCATGAACGAAATCATGATCGAGCACACCGGTCACTCGCTCGAGAAGATCGAAGAAGACACCGATCGCGACCGTTTCATGTCGGCTGATGAAGCACGTGAATACGGATTGATTGACAAGGTTGTCAAAAGCATCGACGACTGA
- the argH gene encoding argininosuccinate lyase, whose amino-acid sequence MASPSRSGVFQAETDSRLEAYAESISFDSRLYEHDIRGSIAHADMLREVGLLTEEEFKLIKDTLEVIRGELDRGELPMRFELEDIHMHVEQALIDRIGDTGRKLHTARSRNDQVSTDTRMWIRQSLDEIDALLVDLQAAFLSRCENDFDIVLPAYTHLQRAQPVLASHYWLAYIEKFERDRQRIADCRRRVNQSSLGIAAVAGTTLPIDRRHTAAALDFDGITANSLDTSSDRDFVVESTFVMSMIASHLSGWAEEWILWSTVEYDFIQIPQAFCTGSSIMPQKVNPDTLELTRGKSARVMGALQTLMLLIKNLPLAYNRDLQEDKPPLFDAFDTTRAMLELAAPIVRGAELKRESISARIEKGYLDATTLMEWMIARGMPQRTAHHLVGAIVQEAMKTGVALSDLPIETYRSLSDQIDESVYEVLGTANAIAAFRSEGSTAPDRVREQIQQWTSRLEKA is encoded by the coding sequence GTGGCCAGTCCGTCTCGAAGTGGTGTCTTCCAAGCTGAAACCGATAGCCGGCTGGAAGCCTACGCCGAAAGCATCAGTTTCGACTCGCGGTTGTACGAACACGACATTCGCGGATCGATCGCTCACGCGGACATGCTGCGAGAAGTTGGTTTGTTGACGGAAGAGGAATTCAAACTCATCAAGGACACTTTGGAGGTCATCCGAGGCGAGCTGGACCGAGGCGAGTTGCCGATGCGGTTCGAGCTGGAAGACATCCACATGCATGTTGAACAAGCTTTGATTGATCGCATTGGCGACACCGGACGAAAGCTGCATACGGCGCGCAGTCGGAACGACCAAGTCAGCACGGACACCCGGATGTGGATCCGGCAATCCCTCGATGAAATTGATGCGTTGCTGGTCGATCTGCAAGCCGCTTTTCTTTCGCGATGTGAAAATGACTTTGACATCGTGCTACCCGCCTACACGCACCTGCAGCGGGCACAACCGGTGCTCGCCTCGCACTATTGGTTGGCTTATATCGAAAAGTTCGAACGGGATCGTCAACGCATCGCGGATTGTCGTCGACGGGTGAATCAATCGTCGCTGGGGATCGCTGCGGTCGCGGGAACAACGTTGCCGATTGATCGCCGACACACCGCCGCGGCGCTCGATTTTGATGGCATCACCGCGAATAGTTTGGACACCAGCAGCGACCGCGATTTTGTGGTGGAATCGACGTTTGTGATGTCGATGATCGCCTCTCACCTGAGCGGTTGGGCGGAAGAGTGGATTTTGTGGAGCACCGTCGAGTACGACTTCATTCAAATCCCGCAAGCTTTCTGCACCGGCAGCAGCATCATGCCACAAAAGGTCAATCCGGACACGTTGGAGTTGACTCGCGGCAAGTCGGCTCGGGTGATGGGTGCACTGCAAACACTCATGTTGCTGATCAAAAACCTGCCGCTGGCCTACAACCGTGATTTGCAAGAAGACAAGCCGCCATTGTTCGACGCGTTTGACACCACGCGAGCGATGCTGGAGTTGGCCGCACCGATTGTTCGCGGCGCGGAGCTGAAGCGTGAATCGATCTCGGCACGCATCGAAAAGGGTTATCTCGACGCGACCACGTTGATGGAATGGATGATCGCTCGAGGCATGCCGCAGCGGACCGCTCATCACTTGGTTGGTGCCATCGTGCAAGAAGCCATGAAGACCGGCGTCGCGTTGTCCGACTTGCCGATCGAAACGTATCGATCCCTCAGCGATCAGATCGACGAATCGGTTTACGAAGTGTTGGGGACCGCCAATGCGATCGCCGCGTTCCGCAGCGAAGGTTCGACCGCACCGGATCGAGTTCGCGAGCAGATCCAGCAGTGGACATCGCGTTTGGAGAAGGCGTGA
- a CDS encoding outer membrane protein assembly factor BamB family protein, translating to MPTTVNMRLKSVQRVSERFGLPSLCRGFAVCAGLTLAAPATLLAEESSPRNVADSWSRFHGEASHGDAGAGTLPSEWTEADYAWTADLNARHVGSPVVADGKVFLLSTSAEQDTESMSLNLLSLDAKTGELLWKRSHPFVERHRHSRNTAASSTPAVHEGRVHFAYADANHAELLTYDLNGELIWSRNLGPWSGVHGFGASPVVIDSKLLLFNDQQSKSLEAWQTPGKSFMLAFDPSTGATIWESPLTSTRPSYGVPTTDGRYLIGASTGNGIFGLDPDTGKLKWSLNVFNKRCCSCPLVIGDLAFGTCGSGGGGNYLSAVRIPQDDSQKPVEVFRIDKAAPYVPTPAVKGPWMFLISDNGIASCVRWEDGSNVWSKRLGGNFGASPIIVGDQLLAISLDGTAYVMSASDQPGSISKFDLGGPVGATPAYADGRLFLRINDQLCCLNTK from the coding sequence ATGCCCACCACCGTCAATATGCGTCTGAAATCAGTCCAGCGAGTCTCCGAACGCTTCGGTTTGCCCTCCCTCTGTCGAGGATTCGCTGTCTGCGCGGGACTCACCCTGGCCGCTCCGGCAACCTTGCTGGCCGAGGAGTCTTCGCCGCGAAATGTGGCAGATTCTTGGAGTCGTTTTCACGGCGAGGCATCGCACGGTGACGCCGGTGCGGGCACGCTGCCGTCCGAATGGACCGAGGCTGACTATGCATGGACGGCTGACTTAAACGCCCGTCATGTCGGGTCACCCGTGGTGGCCGATGGAAAAGTGTTTTTGCTCAGCACGTCGGCGGAGCAAGACACCGAATCGATGTCGCTGAATTTGCTGAGTCTCGATGCCAAGACGGGTGAGTTGCTCTGGAAGCGTTCGCATCCCTTCGTCGAGCGTCACCGGCACAGTCGCAACACCGCTGCTTCGAGCACTCCGGCGGTCCATGAAGGGCGAGTCCATTTTGCCTACGCGGACGCCAACCATGCGGAGTTGCTCACTTACGATCTGAACGGCGAGCTGATTTGGTCCCGAAATCTGGGCCCTTGGTCGGGTGTGCATGGTTTTGGCGCAAGCCCCGTGGTGATCGATTCCAAACTGTTGTTGTTCAACGACCAGCAATCCAAGAGCCTGGAAGCTTGGCAGACGCCGGGCAAAAGTTTCATGTTGGCGTTTGATCCATCGACGGGAGCAACCATCTGGGAGTCACCACTGACCTCCACGCGCCCTTCCTATGGTGTTCCCACCACGGATGGACGCTACTTGATTGGTGCCAGCACCGGTAACGGGATCTTTGGATTGGATCCAGATACTGGAAAACTGAAGTGGTCATTGAATGTCTTCAACAAACGGTGCTGCAGTTGCCCGTTGGTCATCGGTGATTTGGCCTTTGGAACCTGCGGCAGTGGCGGAGGAGGCAACTACTTGTCTGCGGTCCGAATCCCACAGGATGATTCGCAAAAGCCGGTGGAGGTGTTCCGAATTGATAAAGCGGCTCCCTACGTCCCCACCCCAGCCGTCAAAGGTCCTTGGATGTTTTTGATTTCCGACAATGGGATCGCGTCCTGCGTCCGCTGGGAAGATGGAAGCAATGTTTGGAGCAAGCGTTTGGGCGGAAACTTCGGTGCTTCGCCGATCATTGTTGGCGATCAGTTGTTGGCAATCTCGCTGGATGGGACCGCGTACGTGATGTCCGCTAGCGATCAGCCGGGATCGATCAGCAAGTTTGACTTGGGCGGCCCCGTCGGAGCCACGCCCGCCTATGCCGATGGTCGTTTGTTCCTGCGAATCAACGACCAGCTTTGCTGTTTGAACACCAAGTGA
- a CDS encoding GNAT family N-acetyltransferase — MIHIEICKAPEDLLANVNAWDGVAGGIPFRQSFWLHSWWQQFGDPARAYFLLARDEDDVCRGILPLERSPDDLRRLQTIAAGNVCTDHVSLLVNAKDRDEVIRGFANHLLEVAGDREFGWDQIDFDGTVAGDPTMESFLRCLQDFGNEPSVRTRMNVWFNRCEPTWDDLLTKRSRKYRHRVRRLLKQLDESDGELFVRDVSDPNQVHEGLSTLVRLHQQRWEGVGEPGTYADPRLLRFVTNATLEMSERGRLLLPQLVYRGEVIATELHYIGDDQRQYCYSTGVNHAFPELKPGILLNSYMFREAHRHGRAGIDYMRGDETYKSRLHSQPIPLLEITLFAKHARGQMRRAQDHATQMLKVQWRKMKELPQSCVLNLDEAFRDEYREYLPDQSVAKMPLGQYQTSSKLPVAKAMEAHASTTKAMDSVLEPTSAGVYPAFGLAAETV; from the coding sequence ATGATCCACATTGAAATCTGCAAAGCGCCCGAAGACTTGTTGGCCAACGTGAACGCCTGGGACGGTGTGGCGGGGGGGATCCCCTTTCGTCAATCGTTTTGGCTCCACTCTTGGTGGCAACAATTTGGTGATCCCGCGCGGGCTTACTTCCTGTTGGCTCGCGATGAGGATGACGTTTGCCGTGGCATCCTGCCGCTGGAACGATCGCCTGACGACCTGCGTCGGTTACAAACCATCGCCGCCGGCAACGTCTGTACCGATCACGTTTCGCTGCTTGTCAACGCGAAAGACCGTGATGAGGTGATTCGTGGATTCGCCAACCACTTGCTCGAGGTCGCTGGCGATCGCGAATTCGGTTGGGACCAAATTGATTTCGACGGCACCGTGGCGGGTGACCCGACCATGGAATCGTTTCTACGTTGCCTTCAAGACTTTGGCAACGAACCGTCCGTTCGGACTCGGATGAATGTCTGGTTCAATCGCTGCGAACCGACGTGGGACGATTTGCTGACCAAACGCTCACGCAAATACCGCCATCGAGTGCGGCGTCTGCTGAAGCAGCTGGACGAAAGCGATGGAGAACTGTTCGTACGAGATGTAAGCGATCCGAACCAAGTCCACGAGGGTCTTTCAACGCTCGTGCGTTTGCATCAACAACGCTGGGAAGGCGTTGGTGAACCGGGGACCTACGCTGATCCACGTCTTTTACGGTTTGTTACGAACGCCACACTCGAGATGAGTGAACGCGGTCGCTTGTTGTTGCCGCAACTGGTGTATCGCGGCGAAGTCATCGCAACCGAACTTCACTACATCGGTGATGACCAGCGTCAATATTGCTATAGCACCGGTGTGAACCATGCATTCCCCGAATTGAAGCCGGGCATTCTTTTGAACTCATACATGTTCCGCGAAGCCCATCGTCACGGTCGTGCGGGCATCGACTACATGCGTGGCGATGAGACCTACAAGAGTCGCCTGCATTCTCAGCCGATTCCGTTGCTAGAAATCACACTGTTCGCCAAACACGCCCGTGGTCAAATGCGACGTGCACAGGATCACGCAACACAAATGCTGAAGGTTCAGTGGCGGAAGATGAAAGAGCTGCCGCAATCGTGTGTACTGAACCTGGACGAAGCATTCCGCGACGAATACCGCGAATACTTACCTGACCAATCCGTCGCGAAAATGCCGTTGGGACAGTATCAAACCTCCTCGAAGCTCCCCGTCGCGAAAGCGATGGAAGCCCACGCATCGACGACCAAAGCGATGGATTCGGTGCTGGAGCCGACTTCCGCGGGCGTCTATCCGGCGTTTGGTCTCGCTGCCGAAACGGTTTGA
- a CDS encoding GNAT family N-acetyltransferase, whose product MPFTHLYRAIRRLHVIDVTCLLHADANTVTDAPTADSRLLDSEITIQQIAPAELANLKSDDRIHPVVGSGIAHTDASSDHIAGDQWLVGAFENERVVAFVWAATGYIPASDNYSRSVHLGSSLTMPPHCGFLFNAWTDPNHRGRGLMGALLRELVAKDLLQLRLTDWFATTDWTNHASQRVFANSGFETIGRLYRMGRGQMQASLVPDLERRMNQSLTSDDPRSRPLIASDAPGLRRAW is encoded by the coding sequence ATGCCCTTCACCCATCTCTACCGAGCGATCCGCCGATTACACGTGATTGACGTCACCTGTTTGCTGCATGCGGATGCGAATACGGTCACGGACGCACCGACCGCGGACAGCCGGCTTCTTGATTCCGAGATAACAATTCAACAGATCGCTCCAGCGGAACTCGCAAACCTGAAAAGCGATGATCGGATCCATCCCGTGGTCGGCTCCGGCATCGCACACACCGACGCTTCCTCCGATCACATCGCCGGAGACCAGTGGCTGGTCGGTGCGTTCGAGAACGAACGTGTGGTCGCGTTTGTCTGGGCCGCAACCGGATACATTCCCGCGTCTGACAACTACAGCCGCAGTGTTCATCTCGGATCGTCTTTGACCATGCCGCCTCACTGCGGTTTTCTGTTCAACGCATGGACGGATCCAAATCATCGTGGTCGCGGTCTGATGGGTGCATTGCTTCGCGAACTCGTTGCGAAAGATCTGCTACAGCTCCGGCTCACCGATTGGTTCGCAACGACCGACTGGACGAACCATGCCTCCCAGCGTGTCTTTGCCAACAGCGGATTCGAAACGATCGGACGTCTCTACCGAATGGGGCGAGGCCAGATGCAAGCAAGCCTGGTGCCCGATTTGGAACGTCGTATGAATCAAAGTCTGACGAGCGACGATCCACGAAGCCGACCCTTGATCGCATCGGACGCACCGGGCCTGCGCCGGGCTTGGTGA
- a CDS encoding alpha/beta hydrolase → MKRPDDLVLKFPGTGGRAERSSPFPLQVNAESDRSAEVWTWNPPGYGNSPGKPSLKTFSEFAAAWSERVLAARAGKREDGKQTRVWLCGNSLGCLPAMHVAATLKADHPAAVLWVRNPPDLRRVILNISARWRATTAMQHVSAVLPKSVDAMDLAARCKLPAVFLMSEKDTLVLPEYQQGVHAAYVGQKHVVELSGLPHDGILDEDHRPVVEHALRWIRRQFPV, encoded by the coding sequence TTGAAACGTCCCGATGATCTGGTGCTGAAATTCCCTGGCACCGGAGGCCGTGCTGAACGCTCGTCCCCGTTTCCTTTGCAAGTGAATGCCGAATCGGACAGGTCTGCGGAAGTCTGGACGTGGAATCCGCCGGGGTATGGAAACAGTCCCGGGAAGCCGTCGTTGAAAACGTTCTCCGAGTTTGCCGCGGCTTGGTCCGAGCGAGTCTTGGCGGCGCGTGCGGGCAAACGAGAAGACGGCAAGCAGACTCGTGTGTGGTTGTGCGGCAACAGTTTGGGGTGCTTGCCCGCAATGCACGTCGCCGCCACGCTGAAGGCGGACCATCCTGCGGCCGTGCTGTGGGTTCGGAATCCACCTGACCTACGCCGCGTCATCTTGAATATTTCTGCTCGTTGGCGAGCGACCACGGCGATGCAACACGTGTCGGCGGTTCTGCCAAAGAGCGTCGATGCGATGGACCTGGCGGCGCGATGCAAGTTGCCCGCCGTCTTTCTGATGTCCGAAAAAGACACTCTGGTTCTGCCCGAGTACCAACAAGGTGTTCATGCAGCTTACGTGGGACAAAAGCATGTGGTCGAGCTATCAGGGTTGCCGCACGACGGGATTCTGGATGAAGACCATCGACCCGTTGTCGAACACGCTCTCCGTTGGATCAGGCGTCAATTTCCCGTGTGA